The Candidatus Scalindua japonica genome includes a region encoding these proteins:
- the ispF gene encoding 2-C-methyl-D-erythritol 2,4-cyclodiphosphate synthase, producing MFVGIGYDVHRFVEKRKLILGGVFFDHPLGLYGHSDADVVLHAVSDAILGAASLGDIGGLFPDSDDKWKGISSQILLEKIMELVNGKGLIVNNVDIIYIAQQPKINKKKKEMEQRISEILKVEIGRVNVKATTTEGLGAIGRSEGAAAQAIASLVQK from the coding sequence ATGTTTGTAGGAATTGGTTATGACGTCCATAGATTTGTAGAGAAGAGAAAATTGATCTTAGGTGGTGTGTTTTTTGACCACCCCTTAGGGCTATACGGACATTCTGATGCCGATGTCGTTTTGCATGCAGTCTCTGATGCTATTCTGGGTGCCGCCTCATTAGGAGACATTGGTGGACTTTTTCCGGACTCAGATGATAAGTGGAAAGGTATTTCAAGCCAAATCCTCCTGGAAAAAATAATGGAACTGGTAAACGGAAAAGGGTTGATTGTAAATAATGTCGATATTATTTATATTGCGCAGCAACCAAAAATTAATAAAAAGAAAAAAGAGATGGAGCAACGCATTTCTGAGATCCTTAAGGTGGAAATTGGAAGAGTGAATGTTAAAGCTACTACAACAGAAGGGCTTGGTGCTATAGGAAGATCAGAAGGTGCGGCGGCCCAGGCGATAGCGTCATTGGTTCAAAAATAG
- the serS gene encoding serine--tRNA ligase, protein MLDINIVRNDIEKVRQAVINKNEKADLDSLLELDSKRKALLIECDDLRNKRNVTSKKISELKSKKQDASGVILEMKGVSDNIKQLEVDIKALTDDLESILLNIPNIPASDVPVGKDPASNVVVKTWGERKELSFTPLPHWEIGKALDILDFERAAKISGAGFTLYKGAGARLERALYNFMLDLHTQEHGYTEVFPPYLVNRSSMTGTGQLPKLEEDMYRFPEDDLFLIPTAEVPVTNIHSNEILSTKDLPLYYSAYTACFRREAGSYGKDTRGMLRVHQFNKVELVKFVKPETSYDELESLLSVSVKVLQMLGLQYQILKLCTGDLSFAAAKCYDIEVWSAGVNKYLEVSSCSNFEDFQARRANIRFRDDDGKTKHVHTLNGSGVALPRTMIAIIENNQREDGSVEIPEVLRPYMNGLEVIKKK, encoded by the coding sequence ATGTTAGATATAAATATAGTTCGTAACGATATTGAAAAGGTCAGGCAGGCAGTTATTAATAAAAATGAAAAAGCTGATCTTGATTCGTTATTGGAACTGGATTCAAAACGTAAGGCCTTGTTGATCGAATGTGATGATCTTAGAAACAAGCGAAATGTTACCTCTAAGAAAATCAGCGAACTGAAATCAAAGAAGCAGGATGCTTCAGGTGTAATACTAGAGATGAAGGGTGTCTCTGATAACATTAAGCAGTTAGAGGTTGATATCAAGGCGTTAACGGATGATCTTGAGTCGATACTTTTAAATATTCCTAACATCCCGGCATCTGATGTACCGGTCGGCAAAGACCCGGCATCAAATGTCGTTGTAAAAACCTGGGGTGAGAGGAAGGAGCTTTCATTCACCCCTCTCCCCCACTGGGAGATTGGCAAGGCTTTGGATATTCTGGACTTTGAAAGGGCCGCAAAGATATCAGGCGCCGGTTTTACACTGTATAAAGGTGCGGGAGCAAGGTTGGAACGCGCGCTTTACAATTTCATGCTGGATCTGCACACACAGGAACATGGATACACTGAGGTCTTCCCGCCTTATCTCGTTAACAGATCTTCAATGACCGGAACAGGACAATTGCCAAAACTGGAAGAAGACATGTATAGGTTCCCTGAAGACGATCTGTTTCTTATACCAACTGCTGAAGTCCCGGTAACAAATATACATTCAAACGAGATCCTGTCCACTAAAGACCTTCCACTATACTACTCAGCCTATACGGCCTGCTTCAGACGAGAAGCAGGCTCATATGGAAAGGACACCAGGGGTATGCTGCGAGTTCATCAATTCAACAAAGTTGAGTTGGTAAAATTCGTGAAACCAGAAACATCTTACGACGAACTGGAATCTCTTTTGTCTGTATCTGTGAAAGTTTTACAGATGTTAGGGCTGCAGTATCAGATACTGAAACTATGTACAGGAGATTTAAGCTTTGCTGCAGCAAAATGTTACGACATTGAAGTATGGTCAGCGGGTGTAAATAAATATCTGGAAGTTTCATCATGCAGTAATTTTGAGGATTTTCAGGCAAGGAGGGCCAATATACGCTTCAGAGATGATGATGGCAAGACAAAACACGTACACACTCTAAATGGTTCAGGTGTCGCACTACCCAGAACAATGATCGCTATTATTGAAAACAATCAAAGAGAAGATGGTAGCGTAGAGATACCGGAAGTACTCAGACCTTATATGAATGGATTAGAAGTAATAAAGAAAAAATAG